The genomic region GTGGCGTGTTCGTCCGCGATCGAAATCGAGATGCTTTGAAGCTTTCGGCGCGATCGCGATCGCGAAAGGCGAAGTAAATCCCCAGACCGACGGGAATCGCTTCTATCTCTAGGGTTTGTTCGATATAGGTTTTCAGTTCTTCTTGTTCGTAATACTTCTGAAATGTGTTGCGTTTTGTAATGATACCATCGCCGTAAGCGACTAAACTATATTGGCGATCGTATACTGAAACTTGGGCGGCAACGATTAACAGTCCTCGGGTCAGTTCCCAGGCGTGGCGCAAGGCGTCGCGGCGTTCGTCGATCGCCTCAATCACGTTAATCACGTAGCCGAGATTGACAATATCCGCAGGTGAGATGGGGTTGTCGGGAAAGTAATAAGGGTCCCATCCGGCGCTGCTGTAGCCGCGATCGCCGATCCGGGTGACGTCGCCACCGTAGCCACAACCGTAATCAAAAAAGGTGGTTCCTTCCTCGAACAACTCCGCTTCCAGGGCGAGGCGAACCGGACGTGAGAGATCGGAACGCGCGATCGCCGCCCGATGGCGTTCGATTTTGGGAAGGGCGATCGCCCCCGTTTCCAAGTCGCGTAGGGGAACGACTTCGTAATTACAAATCTCCACTCGGCGATCGCTCAAACACTTCTGCCAACCTTCGATCGTACCGATCGCGCGTCCCTTGTCCAGCAGTCCCCAGCGTTCCTCCTGGCGGGTCAGATGGGCGAAGCGTTCGTAGTTGGGGTAGTCGGGGGTGACGAAGGTTTCTTTCCGGTGGAGGATCGGCGGATTGTCTACCTTTGTATAGTCTCGATAACTCAGGCGGCGATCGCGACAGTCGAGTTGCAAGCTGGCGCGTAAAATGGGATGTTCTTCGCGATCGAAGTCGGGGTAAAATAAATAGGAAATTTTGGGTTTGTCGAGATTAAATTTGACCAAAGTCGCGCCGTCGATCGCACCAAATTCCACGCGGGCGATCGCTTCGTAAACGCGCAAAATAGGGTCGAGGCGATCGATCGCACTGTGATGGATATAAAAAGCACCGGGTAATTTTTTGCCGAACCGACTTTGTTCGCAATAATTTAGTAAAACACCGTCAGAAGTCGCACGATCGCCTAATCCTTTAGCGAAGTTTTCAGCTTTTTCAACTGTCCCGAAAAAAGCCTTGAGATCGTTTTCTATTTCTGGAGGAAAATCGTAAATTTTTTGACCCAATTTTTCTAAACTATGGCGACAGCATAAATAAATTAATAGGTCTTGCCGTCGTTGGTAAGCGAGATTATCCCAACGGGGACGATCGCCAGTGCGGGCGATCGCTTCGTAGGCGAGATCGAGATTGCCAAAGCGATCGCAAATCGATGCTTCTGCACTCAATTCTCCCAGAAAAGGGAGCCGTCCACGATCGCCGAAAAAGCTAATTAATGGGTCGAGAATTACCCGATCTTCGGCGGACCATTGGGCTGAAAGTACGGGAACGTTCACCGAGGCGCGTAATTGCTGTAGCCGAAAGCGTTCGGCGTCGAAAGAATCGCAAAAACTGATAAAAATTCCCGGGGCTACGGCAATGGGTGTGAGGTCGATCTGTTGTTCCAAGTAGGATTGTAATTGGAGGTGAGACCAGTAAGAATTATCGTTTAACCGGGGTTGAGTAAAAGGCGTCCCGTCTCCATGAAGACCGCCGTAAACGATCGCCCCGTCGCCGTTGTTTTCGATCGCGATCGGGTTGCTAAAAATAGCGGCAACTCGGGCACGATTCCATCTGGCGATCGCATCCCCTTGATTTTCGCGAGCTTTTGTAAAATTATCGATCCAAACAATATCTACCTTTTCTAGCTCTCCGAGGTCGTTCGCTTTTTTGAAAGTCGTTTTTTCGTTAATAATGCCCGTTTTAATTGCGATTTGAATCGGACGAAAACGCCGATCTCCGTCGATCTCGAACCCTGTCGAAGCAGAATCAAACATTGTTTTTAAAGTATAAATTAAATCCCTCAAAGAAAACCCGATCGCATGGCGATCGATGGTTCCATTTTAAGATGAAACTGGATCGAGATCGGTAACGACGATCGCACGATCGCGGAGAATACTCGCCCGCGATCGCCATAAAAACGCGGGAGGTTTCCGGCGGAACTCTCCGAGGTAAACGAAATTTTAAGTTAAGAAAATCGCTTTTTTAGAAGCATTTTAGAAAAAGTTTCCGGTCGTTGAAGTGCGGGGACAATCCGCTTAATTTTCGACGTTCAAAAAAAATCTGCTTCCCCTCAGTGATTTTCCGTATTTGTAAAGTTTATCGTGTAGATTGATAACATGAGGGTAATCTAGGGGCGATCGCGCGATCGAACGGTTGCGTTCATTAAAGGGTGGATCGAAAGGCAACAAAACTCTCGGAATTCGCGAACAAAAGCCAGGTTGGAGGCGGCATCAATGGTTAGAAATCAGGCGAGGGTTCGTGCCGATCGCGCCATCACTGTCACCCGAGTGGAAACGATTCTCAAGCGTTGGTTGCAGGAACGTCCTCAAGTAGGTGGCGGGTTGATTGTCTGCGCGATTTCGGGATTTTCATTGTTGTTATGGGGTTTTGCAGACTATTGGGCGAAAATACAACATTCTAACCAGGCGATCGCCGATTCAGGCCAGCTTATTGCTCAAATTGCCCAACTCGACCTCGATCGGGACTGGCAAACCCTCCAGCAAGCCCGCGATCGCCTGTTGGCCGCACGTTGGCGCTTGCAAGAGATTCCGGACATTCCCGGTACCCGATCGGCTGCCGTTGACAGCACATTAGAAGCACTAGAGCAACAGTTAAAGGGGCTGGATGCCCGCGTCCCCGGTGACGATCTCGGAGTCCAGTTGTCCCAAGCACTTTCCCTCAGTTGGGTGACAGCCACTGGGTGGCGCCAGCAGCCATCGGCGAACGGGGCAATCGTCACCCAATGGGTCGAGGCGATCGCGTCGGCGGCGACTTCCGCCTCGGGCGATCGGACCGATGCCTTTATCTGTACCCGAGGGCCGCGTTTAAAAATTTTCGCCCGTCCCGGTAGGCAGTTAATCGCTTTATTTCCCAGTGGAACCCCCGTCAAGCGTCGCGGAAGGGCGCGCGGATCCTGGCAGGCGATCGAGGGCGAGGGACTGCGCGGTTGGGCGTGGCGAACGAACGTGCGCGATCGCTGTTGACCCTCCCCAGCTTCCCGGACTTTTCGAGCGAAAATCGACAAATCAATTGAATCAAATGCATGAATCGAACGGCATTGAAAAATCAATTGCTTTTGGTCACTTCTTTACTGTTGTCAAATAGAAAAGCACGGGCTAGAATCGGCAAGAATGCAATTTTAAAGTAGGCACGACGAATGATGATTGGGGTAATGATTGAAGATTAGGTGATAAGATGCAGGTGGAAAACCAAGCTAATATTCTTCTAGTTGATGACGATGCTAAAAATTTGCTGGCATTAGAAGCAATTTTATCCGATCTCGGACAAAACATCGTCACTGCAACCTCCGGTGAAGAAGCTTTAAAATGCTTGCTCACTCAAGAATTTGCCGTCATCCTTTTAGATGTCAATATGCCCAAACTCGACGGCTTCGAGACGGCAAAGTTGATTCGAGAACGGCAGCGAACCCAACATACGCCGATCATTTTTCTGACGGGAATCGAGAAAAGTGAAATTAAAATTTTTAAAGGGTATACCGTCGGAGCGGTCGATTATTTACTCAAGCCAATCGTCCCGGAAATATTAACCTCCAAAGTTTCTGTTTTTATCGAGCTTTACAAAAAAACAGAAGAAATTAAACGACAAGCGACCCAACTCGCCGAAGCTAATCGGGAATTGGAAAGACAAGCGGTAAAATTGCGCGAACAAGCGCAATTGTTAGAGTTGACTCACGACAGCGTGATCGTTTGCAACCTCCACGGGGTCGTGCAGTTTTGGAACCGGGGCGCCTGCCAGATGTACGGCTGGACTCAGGAAGAAATGCTCGGTCGCAACGCTCACGAACTTCTCAATACCGAGTTTCCCAAGCCCTTAGCGGCGATTCAAGCGGATTTACTTCACGCCGGGTATTGGGAAGGGGAATTAGTGAATTTTTCCCGCGATCGCAGGCGGGTGGTCGTCTCCAGTCGTTGGTCTTTGCAATACGACGAAGCAGGTCGTCCTTGGCGCTGTTTGTTAATTAATAACGACATTAGCGAACGCAAAAAAGCAGAAGTCGAAATCCGTCAGGCGTTAGAAAAAGAAAAAGAACTCAACAAACTGAAAACCAGTTTTATTTCGATCGCCACTCACGAATTTCGCAACCCACTCACGACGATTTTTACCTCTGCCGAGTTGCTCGAACATTACGGTCATACGTGGCTGACCGAGAAAAAGCTCAAGCATTTACATCGTATTCAAACCGCAGCGAGTCACATGGGAATGCTCGTCGATGATGTTTTGAGTTTGAGTAAAGTTGAATCCGGCAAATTGCCGTTTAAACCTACTCCTTTAGATGTCAGTACTTTTTGTCGGGAATTGGTCGAAGAAATAGAAACTGGAGTGGGTAGAGAACACCGGATTAGTTTTAGCGAGCGATCGACTTATTCGCCCTTAGATGCGAATAACTCTTTGCCCTGTCTCGATGAAAAGTTATTGCGGCATATTTTGATTAATTTACTCTCGAATGCGACCAAGTATTCTCCAAAAGGTAGTCCGGTCACGTTTGAGTTGGACTATCGCGAATGCGACGTGTTTTTCCAAATTACCGATCGCGGTATCGGCATTCCTGAAGAAGACCGCGAGCATTTATTCGAGTCGTTCCACCGCGCCCGCAATACGGGCAATATTCCCGGGACGGGATTGGGCCTGAGTATTGTTAAAAAATATGTCGAAGTTTGTGGCGGTCACATCACTTTTGTCAGCGAAATCGGCGTGGGGACGACGTTTAAAGTCACGATTCCCCGTCAGCCTCAAACCCTCGAAGAAGGGGCGAGTAATTGGGTAGTGAGCGCCTGAGCGCCCACTATCGATCCTGGCGGGGGAGAGGCTTAAGGGGTGACGCGATCGCGGCTCACCGTCGCCAACGCTTCCACCAAGCTGCGAACCACCGCCACCATCGCCACTTCGTTATCGAGGCGGTTGATGGCAGAGCCGACGCCAATCCCGGAGGCGCCCGCCGCGATCGCCATCGGCGCCGTGACGCTAGACAGGCCCGACGCACACAACACCGGAACCGAAACGGCTCGGGAAATTTCTGCCGCCGCCGCTAACGTGGGGGCCGCTTTTTCGATCAGACCCAAGGTTCCGGCATGAGTCGGGCTGCTGCTGGTGCCGCCTTCAGTTTGGATGATGTCGGCTCCAGCTTCGACTAACCCTTGCGCGAGCTCGACTTGTTCGTCGAGGGCGAGGATATGGGGAACGGTCACGGAAAGGGTGATTTCCGGCAATAACTGACGGGTTTCGCGGGTCAGTCGCAGCACGTCCTCGGCTTCAAAGCGCAGACCGCGCGCGTAGAAGGCATCGAAGTTGCCGATTTCGATCAGATCCGCACCTGCTTCGACCGGAGCGACGAATTTGGCCGCCTCGACTGCCGAGACGCAGATCGGCAGGTCGGTTAAGCTTTTGGCCAATTGGACTAACGCCGGATCGGCGGCGAGATCGATAAAGGTGGCGCCCCCGCGATCGGCAGCGCGCACGACAGCAGCCACGCGATCGGCGTCAAAATTGGTTAAACCTGCAATAATTTTTAAAGCATTGGCGCGATCGAAAGCGCGTTTTAAGCTGGGATGCATGGTCATTAGATTTTCACTGCAAGAGACTGTGGATAATTTTGACACTGACTGGCTCCAGATACCAAGTTTTCTCCATCAACCTTGATAGGAACACCAATCGCTCCAACTACCCGCGTAAAGTTGGCCGTGAGCAATCCCGGCGAGTTCTAAGGAGAATAGGTTGACGCAGGCGGTCACTCCGGAGCCACAATAGACGATAATTTCTCGACCGTGGGCGATTTCTTGCCAGCGTCGTTGGAGTTCCTCGCGCGATCGCATCCGTCCGCGATCGTCGCTGACCTCTTGCCACGGGTAGTTCACCGCTCCGGGGATATGTCCGGCGATCGGATCGATCGGTTCGTGTTTGCCGAGGTAGCGATCGCGATCGCGCGAATCCACCAGCACCACCCCCGGCAAATCCTTCCGTTCTCTCACTTGCTCGATATTGACCACCCATTGCGATCTCACGTTAGGGATAAATTCCCCGGGCGTCGGATTCGGCAGGGCATCCGTCACCGGATATCCCGCCGTTTCCCAAGCTCGATAACCTCCA from Oxynema aestuarii AP17 harbors:
- a CDS encoding DNA phosphorothioation-associated putative methyltransferase, with the translated sequence MFDSASTGFEIDGDRRFRPIQIAIKTGIINEKTTFKKANDLGELEKVDIVWIDNFTKARENQGDAIARWNRARVAAIFSNPIAIENNGDGAIVYGGLHGDGTPFTQPRLNDNSYWSHLQLQSYLEQQIDLTPIAVAPGIFISFCDSFDAERFRLQQLRASVNVPVLSAQWSAEDRVILDPLISFFGDRGRLPFLGELSAEASICDRFGNLDLAYEAIARTGDRPRWDNLAYQRRQDLLIYLCCRHSLEKLGQKIYDFPPEIENDLKAFFGTVEKAENFAKGLGDRATSDGVLLNYCEQSRFGKKLPGAFYIHHSAIDRLDPILRVYEAIARVEFGAIDGATLVKFNLDKPKISYLFYPDFDREEHPILRASLQLDCRDRRLSYRDYTKVDNPPILHRKETFVTPDYPNYERFAHLTRQEERWGLLDKGRAIGTIEGWQKCLSDRRVEICNYEVVPLRDLETGAIALPKIERHRAAIARSDLSRPVRLALEAELFEEGTTFFDYGCGYGGDVTRIGDRGYSSAGWDPYYFPDNPISPADIVNLGYVINVIEAIDERRDALRHAWELTRGLLIVAAQVSVYDRQYSLVAYGDGIITKRNTFQKYYEQEELKTYIEQTLEIEAIPVGLGIYFAFRDRDRAESFKASRFRSRTNTPRVRIPSKRFEDYEDLLTPLMKFVSDRGRLPVKGELTQEAAILAEFRNYRRAFEVVVQATDREEWDAIQETRRHDLLIYLAPQLANLPKFSQFSNQTRNDIKGLFGSYRQACAIAHLLTFSLRDIGLIADCCRESDLGLKLPDALCVHSSALHHLDPLLRLYEAVVSRIIGSMDGATLIKFHLKTHKISYLFYPDFDRDPHPALQTSMQIDLRDLRVIYRDYDTEDNPPILHRKDACVTPEYPNYEKFAKLTQQEESWGLLDDFKAIRTRRDWQRHLVEHCAELRGNRLYWRKDADPYRLKLMQSLRRSRFKRKD
- a CDS encoding sensor histidine kinase; this encodes MQVENQANILLVDDDAKNLLALEAILSDLGQNIVTATSGEEALKCLLTQEFAVILLDVNMPKLDGFETAKLIRERQRTQHTPIIFLTGIEKSEIKIFKGYTVGAVDYLLKPIVPEILTSKVSVFIELYKKTEEIKRQATQLAEANRELERQAVKLREQAQLLELTHDSVIVCNLHGVVQFWNRGACQMYGWTQEEMLGRNAHELLNTEFPKPLAAIQADLLHAGYWEGELVNFSRDRRRVVVSSRWSLQYDEAGRPWRCLLINNDISERKKAEVEIRQALEKEKELNKLKTSFISIATHEFRNPLTTIFTSAELLEHYGHTWLTEKKLKHLHRIQTAASHMGMLVDDVLSLSKVESGKLPFKPTPLDVSTFCRELVEEIETGVGREHRISFSERSTYSPLDANNSLPCLDEKLLRHILINLLSNATKYSPKGSPVTFELDYRECDVFFQITDRGIGIPEEDREHLFESFHRARNTGNIPGTGLGLSIVKKYVEVCGGHITFVSEIGVGTTFKVTIPRQPQTLEEGASNWVVSA
- a CDS encoding DUF561 domain-containing protein codes for the protein MTMHPSLKRAFDRANALKIIAGLTNFDADRVAAVVRAADRGGATFIDLAADPALVQLAKSLTDLPICVSAVEAAKFVAPVEAGADLIEIGNFDAFYARGLRFEAEDVLRLTRETRQLLPEITLSVTVPHILALDEQVELAQGLVEAGADIIQTEGGTSSSPTHAGTLGLIEKAAPTLAAAAEISRAVSVPVLCASGLSSVTAPMAIAAGASGIGVGSAINRLDNEVAMVAVVRSLVEALATVSRDRVTP
- a CDS encoding sulfurtransferase, which gives rise to MTDTKWIVSVDWLAEHIDDRNLVVVDCRFALADPELGRRQYLTQHIPNAFYLHLNEDLSSAVKEHGGRHPLPDVEKLAKTLSAIGITSGETQVVVYDDSRFAFAARFWWLLRYLGHDRVALLDGGYRAWETAGYPVTDALPNPTPGEFIPNVRSQWVVNIEQVRERKDLPGVVLVDSRDRDRYLGKHEPIDPIAGHIPGAVNYPWQEVSDDRGRMRSREELQRRWQEIAHGREIIVYCGSGVTACVNLFSLELAGIAHGQLYAGSWSDWCSYQG